From one Psilocybe cubensis strain MGC-MH-2018 chromosome 13, whole genome shotgun sequence genomic stretch:
- a CDS encoding NADH-cytochrome b5 reductase 2 — translation MSTSQAKSIFDPQVYTDLKLKKIIPYNHNTSRFFFELPDGQASLIPVASCIVARASNPEDLRDAKGDPFFRPFTPISPPDAVGELVLLVKRYEAGNVSKYIHSLKVRAEGDTLAFKGPYLKFAYEANQFKEVAFIGGGTGIAPFYQVLTHALRDDNNKTKFKLIYSNISEKDILLRAELDALQKKNPHTFDIVYLVDNPTEEWKGPTGFITVEHIKKHVSPATLGDQIKIFICGEKSIDNDILKGNAKGTHQDLPLKLPHWRGKKTDRTKENSAEF, via the exons ATGTCCACCTCGCAGGCTAAAAGTATCTTCGATCCTCAGGTCTACACGGACCTGAAGTTGAAAAAGATTATCCCATACAATCACAATACCTCTAG attttttttcgagctccCTGATGGACAAGCTTCGTTGATTCCTGTGGCGTCTTGTATAGTAGCAAGAGCGTCAAATCCAGAGGACTTGAGGGATGCAAAAGGAGATCCCTTCTTTAGACCCTTCACCCCAATTTCCCCACCTGATGCTGTTGGGGAGCTCGTACTGCTAGTTAAGCGTTACGAAGCAGGCAATGTTTCCAAATACATTCATAGCTTGAAAGTAAGGGCT GAAGGCGACACACTTGCATTCAAAGGCCCTTACCTCAAGTTTGCGTATGAAG CAAATCAATTCAAGGAGGTCGCCTTCATTGGCGGTGGCACAGGAAT TGCTCCTTTCTACCAAGTGCTAACACATGCTTTGAGAGATGACAATAACAAGAcaaagttcaagttgatctACTCCAATATCTCAGAGAAAGACATCTTGTTGAGAGCGGAACTCGACGCTTTGCAGAAGAAAAATCCACACACCTTCGATATTGTATATCTGGTGGACAACCCTACGGAAGAATGGAAGGGTCCAACAGGCTTTATAACGGTCGAGCATATCAAGAAGCACGTCAGCCCTGCTACCTTGGGAGATCAAATTAAAATCTTCATTTGCGGTGAGAAAAGCATTGACAACGATATCTTGAAGGGCAATGCTAAAGGTACACATCAGGACCTCCCGCTCAAGTTGCCTCACTGGCGGGGAAAAAAGACGGACAGAACCAAGGAGAACTCGGCGGAATTCTGA